The following are encoded together in the Jaculus jaculus isolate mJacJac1 chromosome 3, mJacJac1.mat.Y.cur, whole genome shotgun sequence genome:
- the LOC123459481 gene encoding olfactory receptor 5V1-like, with the protein MDAYNLTTVTQFILIGLSDLPEVRYPLFVAFAIIYQITVLGNGAILLAIGAEKKLQTPMYYFLANLSLLDIFCPSATVPKMLQNLLTEENSISLVGCALQLYFLVALAGTEVFLLAVMAYDRYVAICFPLRYSLIMTKVRCGQLISGTWAAGFLNSLLHTVSTFSLSFCKSNRVNQYYCDIPPVVALSCSSTYMAEMLVLVVGGILGVSAFLTTLISYVYIISTILKIQSVEGKRKAFSTCASHLLVVCLFYGTTIFTYIRPSSSKHSPARDRLISMLYGVITPMLNPMIYSLRNTEVKRVLKRVLCGRVCFQKV; encoded by the coding sequence ATGGACGCCTACAATCTTACCACAGTGACTCAGTTCATCCTCATAGGACTCTCTGACCTCCCTGAGGTGCGCTACCCTCTCTTTGTGGCCTTCGCCATCATCTACCAGATCACTGTGCTGGGAAATGGGGCCATCCTCTTGGCCATTGGGGCAGAGAAAAAGCTTCAAACTCCCATGTATTACTTTTTGGCAAATCTGTCCCTCCTGGACATCTTCTGTCCATCAGCTACTGTCCCCAAGATGCTCCAGAATCTCTTGACTGAGGAGAACAGCATTTCTTTGGTTGGGTGTGCCTTGCAGCTTTACTTCCTCGTGGCCCTAGCTGGAACTGAAGTTTTCCTGCTGGCTGTAATGGCCTATGACAGGTATGTGGCTATCTGCTTCCCTCTGCGTTACTCCCTCATCATGACCAAGGTTCGCTGTGGGCAGCTGATATCTGGGACCTGGGCAGCTGGGTTCCTCAATTCACTCCTCCACACAGTGTCCACCTTCAGTCTGTCTTTCTGCAAGTCCAACCGAGTTAACCAGTACTACTGTGACATCCCACCAGTGGTGGCCCTGTCATGCTCTTCCACCTACATGGCAGAAATGCTGGTTTTAGTGGTAGGAGGGATCTTGGGAGTCAGTGCCTTCCTGACCACCTTGATCTCGTATGTGTACATCATCTCCACCATCCTGAAGATCCAGTCAGTGGAAGGGAAGCGCAAAgccttctccacgtgtgcttcccATCTTCTTGTGGTCTGCTTGTTTTATGGCACAACCATATTTACGTACATCCGCCCTTCTTCCAGCAAACATTCTCCTGCTAGAGATAGACTGATCTCTATGCTCTATGGGGTTATTACCCCCATGTTAAATCCCATGATCTACAGTCTGAGGAACACAGAGGTCAAAAGAGTACTTAAAAGAGTTTTGTGTGGTAGGGTATGTTTTCAGAAAGTATAA